A region of the Klebsiella sp. RIT-PI-d genome:
ATTCAACGTGAGAGGTGTTGATGGTGATACCACGAGCTTTTTCTTCCGGCGCGTTATCGATCTGATCGAATGCGCGAGCAGCACCGCCGTAGGTCTTAGCCAGTACGGTAGTGATTGCAGCGG
Encoded here:
- a CDS encoding GTP-binding protein: MSKEKFERTKPHVNVGTIGHVDHGKTTLTAAITTVLAKTYGGAARAFDQIDNAPEEKARGITINTSHVE